A genomic window from Papaver somniferum cultivar HN1 unplaced genomic scaffold, ASM357369v1 unplaced-scaffold_15, whole genome shotgun sequence includes:
- the LOC113335816 gene encoding 1-aminocyclopropane-1-carboxylate oxidase-like, translating to MASSSFPIINMEKLNGDERSSTMALLHDACANWGFLEVINHGISIELLDKIEKVTKDHYKNVMEKRFHEAASKTLEGVVSDKNDIDWESTFFIKHLPESNLSELPELNEEYKTLMKEYIVELEKLAEKLLDLLCENLGLEKGYLKKALSGSKGPQFGTKVGNYPPCPRPDLVKGLRAHSDAGGIILLFQDDQVSGLQFLKDGEWVDVPPMKHSIVVNFGEQIETITNGKYKSIMHRVLTQPEGTRMSVASFYNPGSDAVIYPAPALLEKEKVDESQVYPKFVFGEYFKYYETTKFQEKEPRIEVFKALQKNAVAAA from the exons ATGGCCTCCTCTTCCTTCCCAATCATCAACATGGAGAAGCTTAATGGTGACGAGAGATCATCCACCATGGCTCTCCTTCATGATGCTTGTGCTAACTGGGGTTTCTTAGAG GTTATCAACCATGGAATCTCTATTGAACTGCTTGACAAGATTGAAAAAGTAACAAAAGATCACTACAAGAATGTCATGGAAAAAAGATTCCATGAAGCAGCAAGCAAAACTCTTGAAGGAGTTGTGAGTGACAAAAATGATATTGACTGGGAGAGCACTTTCTTCATTAAACATCTCCCAGAGTCTAACTTGTCGGAGCTCCCTGAACTCAATGAAGAATACAA GACTTTAATGAAGGAATATATTGTGGAATTGGAGAAACTTGCTGAGAAACTCCTAGACTTGTTGTGTGAGAACCTAGGACTTGAGAAGGGTTACCTTAAGAAAGCCTTGTCTGGATCAAAGGGACCTCAATTTGGAACCAAAGTTGGAAACTACCCACCATGCCCACGTCCAGACTTAGTTAAGGGACTCAGGGCTCATTCGGATGCAGGTGGTATCATCTTGCTTTTCCAGGATGATCAAGTCAGTGGACTCCAATTCCTTAAAGATGGTGAATGGGTTGATGTTCCTCCGATGAAACACTCTATTGTCGTCAACTTTGGTGAACAAATTGAG ACTATCACCAACGGGAAATACAAGAGCATCATGCATCGCGTGCTAACTCAACCCGAAGGTACCCGTATGTCAGTTGCTTCGTTCTACAACCCCGGGAGTGACGCTGTGATCTACCCAGCACCAGCCCTGTTGGAGAAAGAAAAAGTTGATGAAAGCCAAGTTTACCCGAAGTTTGTGTTTGGAGAGTACTTTAAGTATTATGAAACAACTAAGTTCCAGGAGAAGGAACCAAGGATTGAAGTGTTCAAGGCACTGCAGAAAAACGCTGTTGCTGCTGCTTAA